In Shewanella sp. MR-4, the genomic stretch AGACTTTTCCTTTTCCGCATCAATCACCTGCATTAAATCCAGGCTCTCAACATCACGGATATTGTAGATAAACACCTTGTTGCCCATTTGCAGCATCAATTGGCGTTGATCCGGCGTCATCAATTGGTGTGCAACTTTTTTAGGTGCATCGGGCAGTAGTGCGCCCGTGGTCGTCCATTCCACCTCTTCGGTCATCATGTTTTCTTGACCTTCGAGACGGCTTAAACGCCAAGCACCATTGTCATCTTGGTAGGCGAAGCTGATTTTATCGTTGCTGTAGCTAAAGGCTAAATGATGGATAGCGCTGCCCGATTCATCGATAGTGATCGGCGCTTCACCCGCGCTGTAACGCAGTTTTGGGGTAATAAGGCGCTTGTTGTTAGGGTAACTTAAGCCAAACTCAATCCCTACGATTAAGGCTTGACCGTTACTTAACCCCAGTGCGAAGCGTTGCTCACTCGGCGCGGCAATCGCGGCGCTGGTTACGCTCACACCCGCAGGTAATGGCGGTGTAAAACTGGAGAGTAAACTGCCATCGGCAACAGTGTAGAAATCCACTTGGCCATCGGCGGCCACGCGATACATAACCTCATTTTGCTCGTCGGCACCGACCATCAGAGTCGCGACTTCAGCATGTTGATAACTCACGCTTTTTACGGGAGTCACATCCGCGCTGTCGAAAATGGGTTTAATCACGTACAGCAAATAGAAGAAGATCAACAATAAGGCGACAAACACCATAGTGCCGCCAATCGTGACCCCAATTTGAGCCGCTTTATCCTTAAATGCCCTGCGACTTGAACGTCCGCCTTTCAGCATACTTTGCGGCGCAGAACCAGGTTGAATGACCTGACTTTCCATTAAGAACCTCTATTATTAAAGCCTGTGAGTTTTTTCGCTAGGAATTGCGAAATGCTATGCTTACACTGTTTGAGCATAAACTGAGCAATAACAACACCCTTCATTCTAAGTGCGTTGAATTATATGACGCAAAGATGACAGTTGTGTTACACCCGATTTTAAAACAGGTGCCTTTTACAAAAAATAGGAGTCAGTCGCCATGCTACGATATTTAATCACGCTTCAAGCACCTGATAGAAAAGGATTAGTCGAGCAAATCGCCCATGCCGTGAGTCGCCATGGCGGCAACTGGTTAGACTCAGAGTTGCGCCATATCGACGGGATCTTTGCCGCCATATTGTTACTCGAGGTGCCTTCCCTGAAAATGGATGAGCTGATTGAAGCCTTGGAATGTATCGACGGCCTCACCCTCACCTATTCAAAAACCTCGGTCGCCCTCAAACCCGTTAAGCGGCTCACCTACAGCCTAGTGTCCTACGACAGACCCGGATTAGTGCTGGATATTTCCAATCGCATCACCGCCCTAGGTATCAATATCGAACAGTTTAGCAGCCAGTTTGAGACCGCTGGCCATACTGGTATCGCCTTGTTTCGCGCCACCATTGGCTTAGGTTTAACTGACCTAGCCCAAGAGGAACAACTGGTGCAGTCCCTCTACTCCCTCGGTGATGACTTAGTGCTGGATAAACTCAGCCGTTAACCCTCAACCCCTTCAATAAAAAACGC encodes the following:
- a CDS encoding glycine cleavage system protein R, which produces MLRYLITLQAPDRKGLVEQIAHAVSRHGGNWLDSELRHIDGIFAAILLLEVPSLKMDELIEALECIDGLTLTYSKTSVALKPVKRLTYSLVSYDRPGLVLDISNRITALGINIEQFSSQFETAGHTGIALFRATIGLGLTDLAQEEQLVQSLYSLGDDLVLDKLSR